The following are from one region of the Pectobacterium actinidiae genome:
- a CDS encoding membrane protein, which translates to MTLQKIGIIGLFALLALGGMSGMMLVGYIIIEHAG; encoded by the coding sequence ATGACTCTTCAAAAAATCGGCATTATCGGTCTTTTTGCCCTACTCGCCTTAGGCGGTATGTCTGGCATGATGCTGGTGGGCTACATTATTATCGAGCACGCGGGCTGA
- a CDS encoding LysE family translocator, whose protein sequence is MFINTLFSADSLFPPHFPALALAHFVALLSPGPDFFLLTAYAIRYRLRGSAGICLGIALGNGIYILLAAFGWAGIQHSPTLFTLIELAGAGYLLWVGYQLVKSRSVLSLQAEQPSDRCPTLRKQILLGLGSALLNPKNMLFYISLMTSILGQHVTPTQQFVSGSWMFSVVLVWDLLIAVLIARPLIQQRLTRWLNPIERGAGVILMFFGLLLLFR, encoded by the coding sequence ATGTTCATTAATACCCTTTTTTCCGCCGATTCTCTCTTTCCGCCCCACTTTCCTGCTCTGGCGCTGGCGCATTTTGTGGCGCTACTGAGCCCGGGTCCAGACTTCTTCCTGCTGACGGCCTACGCCATTCGCTACCGACTGCGCGGCAGTGCGGGAATTTGTCTGGGCATCGCGCTGGGCAACGGCATTTACATTCTTCTGGCTGCGTTCGGCTGGGCAGGCATCCAACATTCACCCACGCTTTTTACCCTCATCGAATTAGCCGGGGCGGGGTATCTGCTCTGGGTTGGCTACCAGTTAGTGAAAAGTCGTTCTGTGCTATCGCTACAGGCGGAACAGCCGTCAGATCGTTGTCCGACGCTACGCAAGCAGATCCTACTGGGACTCGGTTCAGCGCTGTTAAACCCCAAAAATATGCTGTTCTACATCAGCCTGATGACCAGTATTCTTGGGCAACACGTCACGCCTACGCAGCAATTCGTCAGCGGTAGCTGGATGTTTTCTGTGGTTCTGGTGTGGGATCTCTTGATAGCCGTGCTGATTGCTCGCCCGCTGATACAACAGCGTTTAACGCGCTGGTTGAACCCGATTGAGCGCGGAGCTGGTGTCATTCTGATGTTTTTTGGCCTGCTGCTTTTATTTCGGTAA
- a CDS encoding helix-turn-helix domain-containing protein produces the protein MSSVHAINQSYWFSPRLPHVESRSTRNSSHAYKTHSHAQFSIGAIEHGETLCHYRNETHHLQVGDLIFIDPQQPHSCNPLPGRTRSYHMLYLDTEWCLDQIATHCGYQADTLRCNRVILRDPTLFMHYQHVVTLLYRGEIASAENHLNAMLEPIWRQYCQPAASCLSTSPHQVSQTTTHHVRERLLNNLQESPSLETLAKELNLRRETIVRQFRHDTGLTPMAYLNNARIEYAKSLLKQGTTLVDASYQSGFCDQSHFHKTFVQYTAATPGQYARSIFDNK, from the coding sequence ATGTCTTCAGTCCACGCCATTAACCAATCGTACTGGTTTTCGCCACGGTTACCGCATGTTGAAAGCCGTAGCACACGCAATAGTAGCCACGCCTATAAAACACACAGCCATGCACAATTCTCGATTGGGGCGATAGAACACGGCGAAACACTTTGCCATTACCGCAACGAAACCCACCACTTACAGGTTGGCGATCTGATTTTCATCGATCCTCAACAGCCGCACAGCTGTAACCCACTTCCTGGCAGAACGCGCAGTTATCACATGCTTTATCTGGATACCGAATGGTGTCTCGATCAGATCGCGACTCACTGTGGTTATCAGGCGGATACCTTGCGTTGTAACCGCGTTATCCTGCGCGATCCCACACTGTTTATGCACTATCAGCACGTAGTAACACTGTTGTATCGGGGAGAAATAGCGTCGGCAGAAAATCATCTCAACGCGATGCTGGAGCCGATTTGGCGGCAATATTGTCAGCCTGCCGCGTCCTGTTTATCTACATCACCCCATCAGGTGTCGCAAACCACGACGCACCACGTACGCGAGCGTCTGCTGAATAATTTGCAAGAATCGCCCTCGCTGGAAACGCTGGCGAAGGAGTTGAACCTGCGACGTGAAACCATCGTGCGACAGTTTCGTCACGATACCGGCCTCACACCGATGGCATACCTAAATAATGCCCGCATTGAATATGCCAAATCGCTGCTGAAACAGGGCACAACGCTGGTTGATGCCAGCTATCAAAGCGGCTTCTGCGATCAAAGCCATTTCCACAAAACGTTTGTGCAATACACCGCCGCGACACCCGGTCAGTACGCGCGATCAATATTTGACAATAAATAG
- the dinG gene encoding ATP-dependent DNA helicase DinG — MALSPAIKLQIGQWYKALQEQIPDFISRVPQRQMIAEVAKTLAGDYPRHLAIEAPTGVGKTLSYLIPGIAVGRAEDKTLVVSTANVALQDQIYSKDLPLLQKFIPELKFTAAFGRRRYICPRNLAMLATDPDAQGDLPLFLDDELMSASKEEKRTCVRLEKALQGHAWDGLRDHYQDSLDDSLWQKLSTDKANCLAHNCHYYRECPFFIARREIEQADVVVTNHALVMAAMESESVLPPPKNLLLVLDEGHHIPDVARDTLEMSGDIHPAYMMAQLEQLVQLIGQCMAQFAPKSPPRLANSERLTSHCEEIRECVLSFSQMCGLFLPHDGLETEYRFAMGKMPDEMRELCVRLFKLTDTLRALAEYMLNDLSEKTGKHDVVRVYQALLKMSRQQGYLESMSKLWRLAAMEKSSNAPVSKWVTREMRDNQPHLHLHCAGIRVCDQLERLLWGKVSHVVMTSATLRSLNSFARIQELSGLSEQEGDTFIALDSPFNHREQGRLVIPKMRYEPLMESEAQHIAEMAQFFRAELKQDKHKGMLMLFASQRAMQLFLTQVTDLRLMLLVQGDKPRYRLVELHRQRVQEGQTSVLIGLQSFAEGLDLKGELLSQVHIHKIAFPPIDSPVILTEGEWLKSLKRHPFIVQSLPSASFNLIQQVGRLIRSHDCFGEIVIYDRRLLTKGYGAQLLAALPVFPIEQRDMP; from the coding sequence ATGGCGCTGTCCCCCGCAATAAAATTGCAGATTGGTCAATGGTATAAGGCCCTGCAAGAGCAAATCCCGGATTTTATTTCCCGCGTTCCCCAGCGACAGATGATTGCCGAAGTGGCGAAAACGCTAGCGGGCGATTACCCGCGTCATCTGGCTATAGAAGCGCCAACTGGCGTCGGGAAAACGCTTTCTTACCTGATTCCGGGTATTGCGGTAGGGCGTGCGGAGGACAAAACGCTGGTGGTCAGCACCGCGAATGTGGCGTTGCAGGATCAGATTTACAGCAAAGATTTGCCGCTATTGCAGAAGTTTATTCCCGAACTGAAATTTACCGCTGCATTTGGCCGTCGTCGTTATATTTGCCCACGTAATCTGGCGATGCTGGCAACCGATCCCGACGCGCAGGGGGATTTACCGCTCTTTCTGGATGATGAACTGATGTCCGCCAGCAAGGAGGAAAAACGCACCTGTGTACGGCTTGAGAAAGCACTGCAAGGTCATGCCTGGGATGGGCTGCGCGATCATTATCAGGATTCACTTGACGATAGCCTGTGGCAGAAGCTGAGTACCGACAAAGCGAACTGCCTCGCGCACAACTGTCATTACTACCGTGAGTGCCCATTCTTCATCGCACGACGTGAGATTGAACAGGCCGATGTGGTTGTGACCAACCATGCGTTGGTGATGGCGGCGATGGAAAGCGAATCGGTACTTCCTCCCCCTAAAAATCTCCTGCTGGTGCTCGACGAAGGACACCACATTCCCGATGTTGCCCGCGATACGTTGGAGATGTCTGGCGACATTCATCCGGCTTATATGATGGCGCAACTGGAACAGCTAGTGCAGCTTATCGGGCAATGTATGGCGCAGTTTGCGCCTAAATCGCCGCCGCGACTCGCTAACAGCGAACGGTTAACCAGCCACTGTGAGGAGATCCGCGAGTGCGTGCTGTCTTTCTCGCAAATGTGCGGGCTGTTTCTTCCGCATGACGGACTGGAAACCGAATACCGTTTTGCGATGGGCAAAATGCCGGATGAAATGCGTGAACTCTGTGTGCGGTTGTTCAAATTGACGGACACGCTGCGGGCGTTGGCAGAGTATATGCTTAACGATCTCAGCGAGAAAACTGGCAAGCATGACGTGGTGCGGGTCTATCAGGCACTGCTGAAAATGAGTCGCCAGCAGGGTTATCTTGAGTCCATGAGCAAGCTGTGGCGGTTGGCGGCGATGGAGAAATCGTCGAACGCGCCAGTTTCCAAGTGGGTCACGCGGGAAATGCGCGATAACCAGCCGCATCTTCATCTTCACTGTGCGGGAATTCGCGTCTGCGATCAGCTTGAAAGGCTGCTGTGGGGGAAGGTGTCGCACGTCGTGATGACCTCGGCAACGCTGCGTTCATTGAACAGTTTTGCGCGTATTCAGGAGCTTTCTGGCCTAAGCGAGCAGGAAGGGGACACCTTCATCGCGCTGGATTCACCGTTCAATCATCGCGAGCAGGGACGTCTGGTGATTCCCAAAATGCGTTATGAACCGTTAATGGAGTCAGAAGCGCAGCATATTGCTGAAATGGCACAGTTTTTCCGGGCTGAGTTAAAACAGGATAAGCATAAAGGGATGCTGATGCTGTTTGCCAGCCAGCGTGCTATGCAACTCTTTCTGACGCAGGTTACCGATTTACGTCTGATGCTGCTGGTTCAGGGAGATAAACCGCGTTACAGGTTGGTCGAGCTACATCGTCAGCGGGTACAGGAAGGTCAGACTAGCGTGTTGATTGGCTTACAGTCCTTTGCGGAAGGGTTGGACCTGAAAGGGGAACTGCTTTCTCAGGTGCATATCCATAAAATCGCGTTTCCGCCCATCGACAGCCCGGTGATTCTGACGGAAGGCGAATGGTTAAAAAGCCTCAAGCGGCACCCGTTTATCGTACAAAGTTTGCCCAGCGCCTCGTTTAACCTCATCCAGCAGGTTGGGCGCCTTATTCGTAGCCATGACTGCTTTGGAGAGATTGTCATTTACGATCGTCGTCTGTTGACTAAAGGCTATGGCGCACAGCTGTTGGCAGCATTGCCCGTCTTTCCGATTGAACAGCGGGATATGCCATAA
- a CDS encoding serralysin family metalloprotease, giving the protein MALRDLHDEDTVTSALDATGTGFSDVAPLFYNHVRGGDLVLKGIPSFTSDQAAREITRDGLTWNANEFGKSANLTYSFLQNVRTIPSGDQGFVKFNDAQIQQAKLSLQSWADVANLTFTEVNPANQKATITFGNYTRDSSGRIDNDTQAYGYMPGNYSAAGSTWYNYNVDNIRSPDTMEYGRQTLTHEIGHALGLNHPGDYNAGEGNPTYRDVTYAEDTRQYSLMSYWSEQNTGGDFQGHYAAGPLIDDISAIQLLYGANMTTRTGDTVYGFNSNTGRDFYTATSSSQKLIFSAWDVGGNDTFDFSGYRNNQTIDLNEGRFSDVGGLKGNVSIAHGVTIENAIGGSGNDTIIGNDANNILQGGAGNDVIYGGGGADTLTGGAGRDTFVYTSASDSSYTSGFDTITDFQSGIDKIDLSALNSKGDFQFVESFTGNGNEILLDWDAGSNATNLWLNFADQTTPDFLVHIVGQPSAATDFIV; this is encoded by the coding sequence ATGGCTTTACGAGATTTACATGACGAAGATACCGTAACATCTGCATTGGATGCGACTGGTACGGGATTTAGCGATGTCGCCCCGCTGTTTTACAACCATGTTCGCGGTGGTGACTTGGTGTTGAAGGGGATTCCTTCTTTCACCAGCGATCAGGCTGCCCGTGAAATTACGCGCGACGGCCTGACCTGGAATGCGAATGAATTTGGTAAATCCGCTAATTTGACTTATTCGTTCTTGCAAAATGTGAGAACAATCCCTTCTGGCGATCAGGGGTTTGTGAAATTTAACGATGCTCAGATTCAGCAGGCTAAACTGTCTCTGCAATCGTGGGCTGATGTTGCTAACCTGACGTTCACCGAGGTGAATCCTGCTAACCAGAAAGCCACCATCACGTTTGGTAACTATACCCGTGATTCAAGCGGTCGGATTGATAACGATACGCAAGCCTATGGCTATATGCCGGGTAATTACTCCGCGGCAGGTAGCACCTGGTACAACTACAACGTTGATAACATTCGTAGCCCGGATACCATGGAATACGGTCGCCAGACGCTGACGCATGAAATCGGCCATGCGCTGGGCCTGAATCACCCAGGTGATTACAATGCAGGCGAAGGTAACCCGACTTACCGTGATGTAACCTACGCAGAAGATACGCGCCAATATAGCCTGATGAGCTATTGGAGCGAGCAGAATACTGGCGGCGACTTCCAGGGGCATTATGCTGCGGGTCCGTTGATTGATGATATTTCTGCGATTCAACTCCTTTACGGCGCAAATATGACCACTCGCACCGGTGACACGGTATACGGCTTTAATTCCAACACTGGTCGTGATTTCTATACCGCGACCAGCAGCAGCCAAAAACTGATCTTCTCCGCTTGGGATGTCGGCGGTAACGACACGTTTGATTTCTCTGGTTACCGAAACAATCAGACTATTGATTTGAACGAAGGTCGTTTTTCTGATGTTGGCGGCCTGAAAGGTAACGTTTCCATTGCTCACGGCGTGACCATCGAAAACGCCATCGGCGGTTCCGGCAACGATACGATCATCGGTAACGATGCAAACAATATTTTGCAAGGTGGCGCAGGGAATGACGTCATTTACGGTGGCGGCGGGGCAGACACGCTTACCGGTGGGGCAGGCAGAGATACTTTCGTCTACACCAGTGCAAGCGATTCTTCCTACACATCAGGCTTTGACACGATCACGGATTTCCAGAGCGGCATCGACAAAATCGACCTGTCAGCGCTGAATTCAAAAGGTGATTTTCAGTTCGTCGAGTCTTTTACCGGAAATGGCAATGAAATCCTGCTTGACTGGGATGCGGGTAGCAACGCGACTAATCTCTGGCTGAACTTTGCCGACCAGACTACACCAGATTTTTTGGTGCACATCGTTGGTCAGCCTTCTGCGGCAACCGATTTTATCGTGTGA
- a CDS encoding protease inhibitor Inh/omp19 family protein, whose amino-acid sequence MASSLKLPSASELSGVWQLRGGEQQCEVVLHNTPLVDNTWRFEGNAPCLQALLSDVPAGWRPTPDGITLTKEQGQSVAFFSKEKEGYTLILPDGSARTLHKQP is encoded by the coding sequence ATGGCGAGTAGTTTGAAGTTGCCTTCAGCAAGTGAGCTAAGCGGCGTATGGCAGTTGCGTGGCGGGGAACAGCAGTGTGAGGTTGTGCTACATAATACGCCGTTAGTGGATAATACCTGGCGCTTTGAGGGGAACGCGCCGTGTTTACAAGCGCTGCTGTCGGACGTACCTGCTGGGTGGCGGCCGACGCCGGACGGTATTACGCTGACAAAAGAACAGGGCCAGTCCGTGGCGTTCTTTAGCAAGGAAAAAGAGGGCTATACGTTGATATTGCCTGATGGCAGTGCACGTACGTTGCATAAACAGCCCTGA
- a CDS encoding type I secretion system permease/ATPase: MSQLANKERSLLSILRPFRRSFWSIGIFSAIVNLLMLSPSIYMLQVYDRVLASGNGTTLLMLTLLIAGLGIFMAALEWVRSLVVVRLGTRIDLQLNQQVFNAAFERNLEVGEAKAGQALNDLTLLRQFITGNSLFAFFDIPWFPFFLLVLFLIHPVLGLLALGGTVVLVLLAWLNQYLTTSPLEEANHEALQATHLADTQLRNAEVIESMGMLPNLRRRWLGQHYRFITLQNLASERAAVVGAASKHARIFLQSLMLGVGAMLAIKGEITPGMMIAGSILVGRVLSPIDQFIGIWKPLSSARQAWYRLSRIMTAYPPKAEAMALPAPVGQLSVENVLLQTPQGASRLQDIHFSLQAGETLAILGASGSGKSTLARLLVATQTPTRGKVRLDGADLNLVDKTAFGPAMGYLPQDVQLFKGTLAENISRFGEHDAEKIVAAAKLAGVHEMILSQPQGYDTPLGADGNGLSGGQRQRIALARAVYGDPCLLVLDEPNASLDNEGEMALAQAISQLQKRGATVVLITHRPALTTLAHKILVLNQGKQQRFGPARDILNELQPRRAANQAQMTPAAAVQQ; the protein is encoded by the coding sequence GTGAGTCAACTAGCAAATAAGGAACGTTCGTTGTTGAGCATACTGCGTCCTTTCCGGCGCAGCTTTTGGAGTATTGGGATTTTCAGCGCCATCGTTAATCTACTGATGCTGTCGCCTTCGATTTATATGCTTCAGGTTTACGATCGCGTATTGGCGTCGGGGAATGGCACCACGTTACTGATGCTCACCCTGCTGATTGCCGGTCTGGGGATATTCATGGCGGCGCTCGAATGGGTGCGAAGTCTGGTGGTCGTGAGACTCGGCACTCGTATCGATCTACAGCTGAATCAGCAGGTCTTCAACGCCGCGTTTGAACGCAATCTGGAAGTTGGTGAGGCCAAAGCCGGTCAGGCGCTGAACGATCTCACGCTATTACGGCAGTTTATTACGGGCAACTCACTGTTTGCCTTCTTCGATATTCCTTGGTTTCCCTTCTTTTTACTGGTGCTGTTTCTGATCCATCCGGTTCTCGGCCTGCTGGCACTGGGAGGAACGGTGGTGCTGGTGCTGCTGGCATGGCTGAATCAGTATCTCACCACGTCGCCTTTGGAAGAAGCAAACCATGAAGCGCTACAAGCGACCCATCTTGCGGACACGCAACTGCGTAATGCTGAAGTCATTGAATCGATGGGGATGCTACCTAATTTGCGCCGCCGTTGGTTGGGGCAACACTATCGCTTTATTACGCTGCAAAATTTAGCGAGTGAACGAGCTGCGGTTGTCGGTGCGGCATCAAAGCATGCGCGTATTTTTTTACAGTCGCTAATGCTTGGCGTGGGCGCGATGCTGGCGATTAAGGGCGAAATCACGCCGGGGATGATGATTGCGGGGTCAATTCTTGTCGGGCGTGTGCTGAGCCCTATCGATCAGTTTATCGGTATTTGGAAGCCGCTGAGCAGCGCGCGACAAGCCTGGTATCGACTCAGCCGTATTATGACGGCTTATCCACCCAAAGCGGAGGCGATGGCGTTACCAGCACCGGTTGGCCAACTGAGCGTCGAGAATGTGCTGTTGCAGACGCCGCAAGGGGCGTCACGATTGCAGGATATTCATTTCTCGCTTCAGGCGGGAGAAACGCTGGCGATTCTGGGCGCATCGGGTTCAGGTAAATCAACGCTGGCACGTTTGCTGGTTGCGACACAAACACCGACGCGTGGCAAGGTTCGATTGGATGGCGCCGATCTTAATCTGGTGGATAAAACGGCGTTTGGCCCGGCAATGGGCTACCTGCCACAGGATGTGCAGCTCTTTAAAGGCACGCTGGCGGAGAATATTTCCCGCTTTGGCGAGCATGATGCGGAAAAAATTGTCGCAGCGGCGAAGCTGGCTGGCGTCCACGAAATGATTCTTAGCCAGCCGCAGGGATATGACACACCGCTTGGCGCTGATGGAAACGGGCTGTCGGGCGGACAGCGGCAGCGTATTGCTCTGGCGCGAGCGGTGTATGGCGATCCCTGCCTGCTGGTACTCGATGAACCGAACGCCAGCCTCGACAACGAAGGTGAAATGGCACTGGCGCAGGCGATCTCGCAGCTCCAGAAGCGAGGCGCGACGGTGGTACTTATTACGCATCGTCCTGCATTAACCACGCTGGCGCATAAAATTCTGGTGCTCAATCAGGGTAAGCAACAGCGTTTTGGGCCCGCGCGCGATATTCTGAACGAATTGCAGCCGCGTCGTGCTGCCAATCAAGCACAAATGACACCTGCTGCCGCTGTCCAGCAGTAA
- a CDS encoding HlyD family type I secretion periplasmic adaptor subunit, whose translation MFASEISEESMNQTARRDEKRAVRLGWLLVLAGFGGFLLWALFAPLDKGVMVNGSVVISGNRKVVQHNQGGIVDKIQVKDGDRVEAGQILLTLNEVDARSASEGLDGQYLQLVAREGRLLAEQQRLSDMVMTPRLRPLAEKSEMSVITALQRDLLHSRQQSLKLEAEGMRSSIAGMEASLSAQRQVMTSKQKQRETLEQQLQGLRSLAAENYVPRNKMLENERLLAQLNGDIAQLAGDINRNRRDIEQQTLLIAQRQQEYDKEVNSELAEVRAMLSDVGSKKEKADFNLANIQMRAPVSGTVVGLKVFTEGGVIAPGQTLLEIVPDDQPLFVDARLPVELVDKVWAGLPVELQFVAFNQSTTPRVAGTVELLSADRLLDERDGSPYYSLRVQVDDAGKRALEGLEVKPGMPVQGFVRTGERSFVNYLFKPLMDRLHLALTEE comes from the coding sequence ATGTTCGCATCAGAAATAAGTGAAGAGAGTATGAACCAGACGGCGCGGCGTGATGAAAAACGTGCTGTGCGTTTGGGATGGTTGCTGGTGCTCGCTGGGTTCGGTGGTTTTCTCCTGTGGGCGCTGTTTGCACCGTTGGACAAGGGCGTCATGGTGAATGGTAGCGTCGTGATTTCCGGCAACCGCAAGGTTGTGCAGCACAACCAGGGTGGCATTGTCGATAAAATCCAGGTGAAAGACGGCGACAGGGTTGAAGCTGGTCAGATTCTGCTCACGCTGAATGAGGTCGATGCGCGTTCGGCGAGTGAAGGGTTGGATGGTCAGTATTTACAGTTGGTCGCGCGGGAGGGGCGGCTGCTTGCCGAGCAGCAGCGCCTGAGTGACATGGTGATGACGCCTCGCCTGCGACCGCTAGCGGAAAAGTCGGAGATGAGCGTGATTACAGCATTACAGCGTGATTTACTGCACAGCCGTCAGCAGTCGCTCAAGCTTGAGGCAGAAGGAATGCGATCGAGCATCGCGGGTATGGAGGCGTCACTCAGCGCCCAGCGTCAGGTAATGACCAGTAAGCAGAAGCAACGGGAGACGCTGGAACAACAGCTGCAAGGGCTGCGTTCATTGGCGGCGGAAAACTATGTACCGCGCAACAAAATGCTGGAGAACGAACGCCTGCTGGCGCAGCTTAACGGCGATATCGCCCAACTGGCGGGGGATATCAATCGTAACCGTCGTGATATTGAACAACAAACGCTGCTGATCGCCCAGCGCCAGCAGGAATACGACAAAGAAGTGAACAGCGAGCTGGCGGAGGTGCGGGCGATGCTGAGCGATGTGGGCAGCAAGAAGGAAAAAGCCGATTTCAATCTGGCGAATATCCAGATGCGCGCGCCGGTCTCCGGTACGGTGGTCGGGCTGAAAGTGTTTACGGAAGGTGGAGTGATTGCGCCGGGTCAGACGCTTCTGGAGATTGTACCGGACGATCAGCCTTTATTCGTGGATGCGCGTCTTCCCGTGGAACTGGTGGATAAAGTCTGGGCGGGATTACCCGTTGAACTCCAGTTCGTCGCGTTTAATCAAAGCACGACGCCGCGCGTGGCGGGAACGGTCGAACTGCTGTCCGCCGACCGCCTGCTGGATGAGCGTGACGGTTCACCTTATTACAGCCTGCGCGTTCAGGTGGATGACGCAGGGAAACGTGCGCTGGAGGGACTGGAAGTCAAGCCGGGTATGCCGGTACAAGGATTTGTTCGTACCGGAGAGCGGTCGTTCGTCAATTATCTCTTTAAACCTTTAATGGATCGCCTGCATCTGGCATTAACGGAAGAGTAA
- a CDS encoding TolC family outer membrane protein produces the protein MQRIAIIVLFGLLSSGANALGLLDAWELALRNDAQFRAAGFEHAAGQEEETIGRANLLPNLQYGYNANRSHSKVTQTDSSTGNTLKRDYDSYTSTLSLRQPLLDYAAWARYQQGVARTLMADQRFRDRSQDLMVRLYQAWSSALLAQEKLQLLDAQQRAYREQLALNKRLLLAGEGTLTDVRETEARFTLIDAQRIEQQDNLDAAITDLENMTGTVLDITTLYPMTLTQLPSAESDKQTLAQWRDLAVQHNAKLATQREGLAVSRYEIERSRAGHLPTLSLVASSRNSRSESEYNYNQKYDTQSVGLQLNVPLYAGGSVSASMRQAAAEYQQSQAELDDQTKQTLAELKKYYNLYNNGSAKIKAWQMTASSAQDAVNATRLSVAGGERINLDILLAEQDWYNARRELAEAKYSWLQAWLLLRYTAGTLNEKDILELAAWFQPATTSLANHKISRNENR, from the coding sequence ATGCAAAGGATCGCGATAATCGTGCTGTTTGGGCTACTTTCTTCAGGTGCCAACGCATTAGGACTGCTTGATGCGTGGGAATTGGCGCTGCGTAATGACGCGCAGTTTCGCGCGGCAGGGTTTGAGCATGCAGCCGGTCAGGAAGAGGAGACGATCGGGCGTGCCAATCTGCTTCCCAATCTCCAGTATGGCTATAACGCTAACCGTAGCCATTCCAAAGTTACCCAAACGGATAGCTCCACGGGTAACACGCTAAAACGCGATTATGACAGCTACACGTCAACGCTATCGTTGCGCCAGCCGTTGCTGGACTATGCGGCCTGGGCGCGTTATCAGCAGGGCGTTGCCCGCACGCTGATGGCCGATCAGCGTTTTCGCGATCGCAGTCAGGATTTGATGGTGCGGTTATATCAAGCCTGGAGCAGCGCGCTGCTGGCGCAGGAAAAGCTGCAATTGCTGGATGCGCAGCAGCGGGCTTATCGGGAACAACTGGCGCTGAATAAACGCCTGCTGCTGGCGGGTGAAGGCACGCTAACGGATGTGCGGGAAACGGAAGCGCGTTTTACGCTGATCGACGCGCAGCGCATTGAGCAGCAGGACAATCTGGATGCTGCGATCACCGATTTGGAAAATATGACGGGGACGGTGCTGGATATCACGACGCTGTATCCTATGACGCTTACCCAACTGCCCTCTGCGGAATCCGATAAGCAGACGCTGGCGCAGTGGCGCGATCTTGCTGTGCAGCACAATGCCAAACTGGCGACGCAGCGCGAGGGGCTGGCGGTCAGCCGTTATGAAATTGAACGCAGCCGTGCCGGTCATTTACCTACGCTGTCGCTGGTGGCATCGTCGCGCAATAGTCGTTCGGAAAGTGAATACAACTACAACCAAAAATACGACACACAGAGCGTCGGTTTGCAGTTGAATGTCCCGCTTTACGCGGGTGGTTCCGTCTCGGCATCCATGCGGCAGGCCGCAGCGGAATATCAGCAAAGTCAGGCGGAGCTGGACGATCAAACCAAGCAAACGCTGGCGGAATTGAAAAAGTACTACAATCTGTACAATAACGGCTCGGCGAAAATTAAGGCTTGGCAAATGACGGCCTCATCCGCGCAAGACGCGGTGAATGCCACACGGTTGAGTGTTGCCGGAGGCGAACGCATCAATCTGGATATTTTGCTGGCCGAGCAGGATTGGTATAACGCTCGACGAGAGCTGGCGGAAGCGAAATACAGCTGGCTTCAGGCGTGGCTATTACTGCGCTATACCGCAGGTACGCTGAATGAGAAAGATATTCTGGAACTGGCGGCCTGGTTTCAGCCTGCAACAACGTCATTAGCCAACCACAAGATCAGCAGAAACGAAAACAGATGA
- a CDS encoding putative holin encodes MKKIKKPRLTGWIVTSAFLFAVIGLISPQQLPVTVYKLSLISLAAVLGYWLDRSLFPKARPGLFLEQGDEPVPRGRFPVRDGHHTVFAAAMLRRALIVSAVCIGVAMGL; translated from the coding sequence GTGAAAAAAATCAAAAAACCGCGTCTTACCGGCTGGATTGTGACATCCGCTTTTCTCTTTGCTGTTATCGGGCTGATTTCGCCGCAACAGCTTCCCGTCACCGTCTATAAGCTCTCGCTTATCTCACTCGCTGCGGTATTAGGCTATTGGCTGGATCGCTCGCTGTTTCCTAAAGCGCGCCCCGGTCTGTTCCTCGAACAAGGCGATGAGCCTGTACCGCGGGGACGTTTCCCGGTTCGGGACGGTCACCACACCGTATTTGCCGCCGCGATGTTACGACGTGCGCTGATTGTGTCAGCCGTTTGCATCGGCGTAGCGATGGGGTTGTGA